The genome window ATTAACAAAGGGTGGATTTCTAGCCTTCGCTACTGATTCAAGATTCAATTTTATAGACAAACTAAAGGAAAATAGTTTTATTATAAAAGGCTTACATTACTTGTATTCACATAAGAGTTTAACAAGAGCAGTTTACGTGGTGCAAAAAAAGTGATTCAAGTATTCTTTTTAGGGACAGGGGCAGGTTCCCCTTCTAGAAAAAGGAAATTACCAGCATTCTTGATAAGAAGAGAAGGCCTAAATATTTTATTAGATTGTGGGGAGGGAACACAATATACACTAATGAATAATAAACTTGGAATAAATTCAATAAAAATTATAGGAATAACTCACATGCATGGAGATCATGTATTTGGATTATTAGGAGTAATTGCAAGCATGGGTCTCCTAGAAAGAAAGGAGACACTATACATTCTCGGGCCAAGAGAACTTAAGAATTTCCTCTACACGTCTTTTGAATACTCTAAATTTAGACCTTCATTCAAAATAGAGTTTATAGATAATTACAGTGATCAGAATATTACAATATCTACATTTAAAACATGTCATACCATAGAGTCACAAGGATACTTAATTTCAGAAAGGGATAGAGTAAAAATAGATGAAGAAAAACTAGAAAAGGAAAAAATAAAGGACTGGAGGGTAATTAGAAAATTAAAAGAAGGAAAAACAGTAGAATATAATGGAAGGTTGTTAAAGCCAGAAGATTATTTAGTTACAAAAAGGGGATTAAAAGTAGCCTATACTGGAGACACTTTGCCTTGTCAATCAGTAATAGACTCCGTTAAAGGGGTTGATCTCCTAATTCACGATGCGACATTTTTAAATGAACCTTCAGCCTACACATACGGCCATTCAAATGTAGCAGACGCTGCTAAGGTCGCATTGGAAGCCTCAGTGAAGCTATTAGCCCTAACACACATAAGCCCCAGATATGAGGATATAACTGAGCACTTAAAAGTGGCTAGAAGAATTTTCTCTAAATCAATTTTACCAGATGACTTATCTTACATAACTCTTAAGTAGTTAAACATCCGGGGGAATAGGATTATCCCAGAGAGGTACACCATGGGCCGTCCTTGGAGCTAACCAATCGACCACTTCTTTAGGATTTTGATATTCTATATAAAATTTGATTGCACCTAACGGAGATTCCTTATCACTGTCGACAAAACTTAGGACACCAACTGCTGCAGCTTGTTTATGTATCATAAAAGCTATCGTATTGCCCTCTATACCCCTCATCAAGTATTTTCTAGCGGAATCCAAAATTCGCTCATTCCTTAACACCCTATGAAGTTTTATCAAGCTTCTAAGTGTTTTAGCTTCTAGAACCAAAATATCAATAATTCCCTCCTTCCTCGTGTTAATTTTTTCGAAATCAAAGAAGTTTGAAATTGCTGAAAGAACCTTATTTACGTCCTCTGAAGGTCTGACCTCTGCAACTACCATAACTTTAACCATTTTTTAACACTCTATCCGTTACTTCTTCACAGCGTCTCTTAAATTCCTCGTAGTTTGAATCATTAGCTATAATATAATCTGCCATAGCTATCACTTCTCCGATACCTAGTTTTAGTTCCTCCCTATCCCTTCTTATTAAGTCAGAAATTTCCTTAGAATCATCACTTCTCATCCTCTCAATCATCCTCTTATATCTTAACTTGGGTGGAGAGTGAACTGCTATAACGTAAACATCATCACCTAAAAGTCTTTTAAATTCATCAACTTCAGCCAAACTTCTCACACCATCAAAAACTACTAGATCATAGTTACCAGTACCCAATTCCTCAACACAGAGTCTAGCAACTACACCGTCTCCATAAATTTCCCTTAACCTCTTTGCAAAATCCATTAACCTTTCTCCAGGTTTAGCGTCAATAAAATATCTTTTCTTTACAACGTCACTCATCACTATAACCTTTGCTCCCCTTTCCTTTAATAGCTTTGCAAATTCACTTTTCCCAGAGCCTGGCATTCCAGTAATTAGAATGACTTTAATTGTGACCACCAAATAACTTATTATAGAGGTTTAAAAATTATGAGGCTCTTTATAGGCATAGAAGTACCACAGTCCCAAAAACTACTTGAAATATTCGAGATAGTAAAAAATACGGGAGCTGACATAAAATTGGTCGAACCATATAACATTCACATTACATTATTATTCTTAGGCGAAGTTAGGGATGACAGATTAGAAGAAGTGAAAGATTCAATGAGAGAAGTAAAATTCAATAAATTTAGAGTCACACTAAAAGGTTTAGGAGCATTTCCAAATTTAACAAGGCCAAGAGTTGTTTGGGTTGGAATCACTGAGGGTCAACAACAGCTTAAACAGATTAGATCTTATATACTTAACGAGATATTAAAGCGAAAAATTAAACCAGAAGACGATAAGGATTTCTCACCTCATCTAACAATAGGAAGAGTAAAAAGCTACAACTCTATTAGCAACCTCATAAATGCAATTAATGAGAATATGAACGTGGATATTGGAACCTTTGAAGTTAGTAATGTCGTTCTCTTCAAAAGCACGTTAACTCCAAAAGGCCCAATATATGATAGACTGTTTGAAGTGAGTTCAATTGATAGAGGAGGAAGTGCTAAAGATAATAAAACCTACTGAAGAAGACAAAAAAGGAATAGAAAAAGTATTGGAAATCATTGGAGAAAGATTAAGTAAATTAGATTTTGAGGTCGAGGGATCATTTAGGAAAGGAACCTGGCTAAGGCAAGACACAGA of Sulfolobus sp. E5-1-F contains these proteins:
- the thpR gene encoding RNA 2',3'-cyclic phosphodiesterase, with amino-acid sequence MRLFIGIEVPQSQKLLEIFEIVKNTGADIKLVEPYNIHITLLFLGEVRDDRLEEVKDSMREVKFNKFRVTLKGLGAFPNLTRPRVVWVGITEGQQQLKQIRSYILNEILKRKIKPEDDKDFSPHLTIGRVKSYNSISNLINAINENMNVDIGTFEVSNVVLFKSTLTPKGPIYDRLFEVSSIDRGGSAKDNKTY
- the rnz gene encoding ribonuclease Z gives rise to the protein MIQVFFLGTGAGSPSRKRKLPAFLIRREGLNILLDCGEGTQYTLMNNKLGINSIKIIGITHMHGDHVFGLLGVIASMGLLERKETLYILGPRELKNFLYTSFEYSKFRPSFKIEFIDNYSDQNITISTFKTCHTIESQGYLISERDRVKIDEEKLEKEKIKDWRVIRKLKEGKTVEYNGRLLKPEDYLVTKRGLKVAYTGDTLPCQSVIDSVKGVDLLIHDATFLNEPSAYTYGHSNVADAAKVALEASVKLLALTHISPRYEDITEHLKVARRIFSKSILPDDLSYITLK
- a CDS encoding AAA family ATPase codes for the protein MSYLVVTIKVILITGMPGSGKSEFAKLLKERGAKVIVMSDVVKKRYFIDAKPGERLMDFAKRLREIYGDGVVARLCVEELGTGNYDLVVFDGVRSLAEVDEFKRLLGDDVYVIAVHSPPKLRYKRMIERMRSDDSKEISDLIRRDREELKLGIGEVIAMADYIIANDSNYEEFKRRCEEVTDRVLKNG
- a CDS encoding RNA-binding domain-containing protein — encoded protein: MVKVMVVAEVRPSEDVNKVLSAISNFFDFEKINTRKEGIIDILVLEAKTLRSLIKLHRVLRNERILDSARKYLMRGIEGNTIAFMIHKQAAAVGVLSFVDSDKESPLGAIKFYIEYQNPKEVVDWLAPRTAHGVPLWDNPIPPDV